The Planctomonas sp. JC2975 DNA window AACGCCGACGGGACGCCGGCGGAGATGTGCGGGAACGGCATCCGCGTGTTCACGCGCTACCTCATCGATGGCGGCTATGCCGACCTGCGCCCAGGGCAGACCTTGCCCGTCGGCACGCGAGCAGGGGTGCGCGAGGTGCAGCAGAGCGGTAGGGGATTCCAGGTGGATCTCGGCCGCTGGTCGCTGACCGGCGATGACCCGTTGGTGCGCGCGAAGGGACTCGGCGTTGCACGTCCCGGACTCGGCATCGACGTGGGGAATCCGCACGTGGTGGTCGCTTTGGCGGACGATGACGAGCTCGACCGCCTCGACCTGGGTCCGACTCCGATCCTCGACCCCGAGCCCATCAACGGGGCGAACGTCGAGTTCGTGGTGCCGCTCGAGCCGCTCATCGAGGACGGCGTCGGCCGCATCCGCATGCGGGTGCACGAGCGCGGCAGTGGCGAAACCCTGGCCTGCGGCACGGGCACCGTGGCGGCTGCGCTCGCCACGCGGTACTGGGCCGGCGACGCCGCACCTGACAACTGGAAGGTCATCACACCCGGCGGCAACCTCGGCGTGCGGATGTTCCCTGCCGAAGACGGCGAGCACGTCTCGCTCTCCGGACCGGCCGAGCTGGTCTACGACGGCGAGGTCACGATCGGCTGAGGCGTCGGTCAACGGTCGCGGATCGATCCGGGTCCGCACCATCGATGTCAGCCTTCGGCGCCACTGCGGGATCCCGAGTGCACGTGCAAGACGCGGAATCCCTTGCTCGACGAGGCACGCCTGACGTCATGCGAGTCCGGGAGCTCGGCCTCGAGCCAGCGCTGAAGGGAATCGGAGCCGAGGTTGCGCTGGACGACGAGCCAGGCATCCGCATCGTCGTCGAGC harbors:
- the dapF gene encoding diaminopimelate epimerase yields the protein MTTLSFSKGHGAGNDFVLFADPEGAIDLTAAQIALICDRHFGVGADGVIRAVHSSAIPEGSLALSEDPTAEWFMDYHNADGTPAEMCGNGIRVFTRYLIDGGYADLRPGQTLPVGTRAGVREVQQSGRGFQVDLGRWSLTGDDPLVRAKGLGVARPGLGIDVGNPHVVVALADDDELDRLDLGPTPILDPEPINGANVEFVVPLEPLIEDGVGRIRMRVHERGSGETLACGTGTVAAALATRYWAGDAAPDNWKVITPGGNLGVRMFPAEDGEHVSLSGPAELVYDGEVTIG